CCGCTACGATATTGCCGTAGATCCTCTTATCTAGTCCAAGGATGAGGCCGTAGACAAGGCAGATATCGAGCTTATCGAGCAGCCCTGAGGACCCGGCGGCCTCCACATTGAATGATTTGAGGTATTTTTTGAAGGCCTTCCATTGCAGCGCTTCCCGCTCCCCTTTCTCCGTCCGGTGAGCGATGCCTACAGAGAGTATGATGACCAGGATCCCGGCGCCTATCGCCATCAACCCCCAGAGTTGAAAGAAAATGATTCCCGCGATACCCAGGGCGCATAGTACGGCGGCCAGGCCAAACGACAGATTTCTGCCGGTATAACTTCGCAGATCAAAATACTCTTTCTGTTTGGCTGTCGCTTTGACCGACTTTGTCCATTCCGGGAAAAATTTTTGAAACTTTCCCTTGCCCTTTTTGACCTGAGTCATTGAGATCGTTTCTTCGCCGTCAGCCAGCACGCCGAAGAGAAATCGTATAAGTTTGTGTTCATATTCCAGCAGCTGATCCGCATGATTCTGATGATGCGCCATCTGAAGATCCCAATAATACTCGATCCCCTTCTTTGTTCCGCCAAAGAGCATCTTTCTCTCAATTTGCTCTTCGCGGATTTTAATAAAACCGCGCCTGGCCAAATCCACCAAAGTGGCGACAAGGTCGCGCGGCGCCACCGTCCGATCGTTGAGCAGATAACCGACCTGAGCGGGCGGCGTTGATGACGGGATGCCGGTAAAGGCTCCGGAAACCGGGAAGGTCTCGTCTCTACGGCCATACTTCCTATAAAGCAGGTACCAGAGGAAGAGGCCGAGAAGACTAAGCGGGATCATGATCTTCGGGCCCAACGCCCGCAGGGCTTTCTGTTGCTCCGCCCGCTGTATCGCTTCCGCGCGCCTCAAATTTGCTTCTTCAACCCAGCCCGCCTCCTGCTCCATCACTTGTGGGCGGATGGCGCCCTGCCGCGCAGGAGCGCCGGGGAATAATTGCGGCGGGTAGAGCGCGCGCACCTCCAGAAAGGTCCGCTTCGGCAGTTGCTCACACCAAGCAACGACCGTTCCATCATCCTGGATGATCGACTCCGCCCAAAGCGGACCGTGCAACCACTCATTCAATTGATCTTTCTGTATGGGGACCGGCGGCCGGAGGCGGACGTTGACGTTATTTTGCGCTACCCGCCATTCAGATCCTACGAACTTAAAATAAAATATCGCCGCATCTTCATACCTTCGAATGAGATTGTTGACACGATAATGAAAATCGAAGACCCGGCTTTCATTTTTTGCCTGGAAGTACCATCTTATCTCGAGCTCAGCGGTCTTGCGTCTTACAAAAAAAGTTCCCGGCTCCTCCGAATCTGAATACAGATACTCCCCGCCGTTTTCTGAGACGCTGAATTCATTATATTCAATGCCTTCAATTAACGGGAGCGTCCGGTAGGCATAGTGATAAGCGCCGTTAAAATGATATGTCCGTGATTCTGTTACCTCGAGGCCGCCGGCGGCATCCAATCCGGCGTCAATCGCCACTTCGCCTACACGGTAACTCTTGTCTGCCGAGGCCGGGGAGCCGGCGGCATCCCAAATAATGCAGACGAAGAGCGCAAAGAGCATCCCAAATATAGGAAAACGGAAGGTTCGCATCGTGCCTCCCAAGAGTGGGGTCAAGGCCGTTTCACCACAGTGAGAATTTCCGCCGGCGCTCGTACCGGTTGCCATGGCGTTCCCGATTGATATCGGGCATTCTAAGGGAAATACGCGGCGCACTCAGA
The sequence above is a segment of the Candidatus Eisenbacteria bacterium genome. Coding sequences within it:
- a CDS encoding DUF2207 domain-containing protein; its protein translation is MRTFRFPIFGMLFALFVCIIWDAAGSPASADKSYRVGEVAIDAGLDAAGGLEVTESRTYHFNGAYHYAYRTLPLIEGIEYNEFSVSENGGEYLYSDSEEPGTFFVRRKTAELEIRWYFQAKNESRVFDFHYRVNNLIRRYEDAAIFYFKFVGSEWRVAQNNVNVRLRPPVPIQKDQLNEWLHGPLWAESIIQDDGTVVAWCEQLPKRTFLEVRALYPPQLFPGAPARQGAIRPQVMEQEAGWVEEANLRRAEAIQRAEQQKALRALGPKIMIPLSLLGLFLWYLLYRKYGRRDETFPVSGAFTGIPSSTPPAQVGYLLNDRTVAPRDLVATLVDLARRGFIKIREEQIERKMLFGGTKKGIEYYWDLQMAHHQNHADQLLEYEHKLIRFLFGVLADGEETISMTQVKKGKGKFQKFFPEWTKSVKATAKQKEYFDLRSYTGRNLSFGLAAVLCALGIAGIIFFQLWGLMAIGAGILVIILSVGIAHRTEKGEREALQWKAFKKYLKSFNVEAAGSSGLLDKLDICLVYGLILGLDKRIYGNIVAAIPTESAKHILPWYLYHDSHGGVFSHEAFASGFSSMIATTTSSVSTSSGAGGGASGGGGGAGGGGGG